Proteins encoded in a region of the Clostridium butyricum genome:
- the glgX gene encoding glycogen debranching protein GlgX: MIRVDSYPTHEKDGIKYRIGKVLPYGASIVPNGVNFSVFSKYATSCELVLFRKREKEPYAIIPFPDEFRIGDVFSMIVFDIDYENVEYGYRMDGKFSPSEGFWFNKEKYLLDPYAKSVSGRSIWCEEIDEENKFQHRGKIMYDDFDWDGDKPLETPMEELIIYETHVRSFTKHSSSGLKHGGTFAGLSEKIPYLKNLGINCIELLPIFEFDELENARTIDGKRLLNYWGYSTVNFFAPKAGYAATGKYGMEADELKNLIKKFHQAGIEVILDVVFNHTAEGNEKGPYISYRGIDNKTYYLLNPEGQYYNFSGCGNTLNCNNSIVRNYILDCLRYWVSEYHIDGFRFDLASILSRDENGAPMKNPPLLETLAHDAILSKSKLIAEAWDAGGLYQVGNFPSWGRWAEWNGKYRDTVRKFLKGDNVALEFMKRMEGSQDLYSQRTSNASINFITCHDGFTLYDLVSYNGKHNKANGENNMDGTDDNNSWNCGFEGETNDVSINELRKKQIKNAITILLMSRGIPMILCGDEFCNTQFGNNNAYCQDNEISWINWDNLKIYDDIYNYFKAMINFRKSHPVLKNSTYDMKNNKTGYPELSWHGEKPWSFNVSNDNLSLAIMYVEEKEKYKVEEDTFIYMAINMHWEMHVYELPIIPEDKKWYIFCNTSCEYGKDIFDEKIRIPIDDQKHIVVNPRSIIILLGK; this comes from the coding sequence ATGATACGTGTTGATAGCTATCCTACTCATGAAAAAGATGGAATTAAATATAGAATAGGAAAGGTTCTGCCATATGGAGCATCTATTGTTCCTAATGGTGTTAATTTTTCTGTGTTTTCAAAATATGCTACATCATGTGAACTTGTTCTTTTTAGAAAAAGGGAAAAGGAACCATATGCAATAATACCATTCCCAGATGAATTTAGAATTGGTGACGTTTTTTCAATGATCGTTTTTGATATTGATTATGAAAATGTAGAATATGGGTATAGAATGGATGGGAAATTTTCACCATCTGAAGGATTTTGGTTTAATAAAGAAAAATATCTTCTTGATCCATATGCGAAATCTGTTTCGGGAAGAAGTATATGGTGCGAAGAAATTGATGAAGAGAATAAATTTCAACATAGGGGAAAAATTATGTACGATGATTTTGATTGGGATGGAGACAAGCCTCTTGAAACCCCTATGGAAGAACTAATAATTTATGAAACTCATGTAAGGAGTTTTACTAAACATTCATCAAGTGGTCTAAAGCATGGTGGAACTTTTGCTGGTTTAAGTGAAAAGATACCTTATCTTAAGAATCTTGGTATTAACTGCATAGAACTTCTTCCTATATTTGAGTTTGATGAACTTGAGAATGCACGAACTATTGATGGAAAAAGACTGCTTAATTACTGGGGATATAGTACAGTAAATTTTTTTGCACCAAAAGCTGGCTATGCCGCTACAGGAAAATATGGAATGGAAGCAGATGAACTTAAAAATTTAATAAAAAAATTTCATCAGGCTGGAATTGAAGTAATACTAGATGTTGTATTTAATCATACAGCAGAAGGTAATGAAAAGGGACCATATATATCTTATAGGGGAATAGATAACAAGACATATTATCTATTAAATCCAGAAGGACAATATTATAATTTTAGTGGATGTGGAAATACGTTAAATTGTAATAATTCAATTGTTAGAAATTATATACTTGATTGCTTAAGATATTGGGTATCGGAGTATCATATAGATGGTTTTAGATTTGATCTTGCTTCAATTTTATCAAGAGATGAAAATGGTGCTCCAATGAAGAATCCACCTCTTCTTGAAACTCTTGCACATGATGCTATTTTGTCAAAGAGCAAGCTTATAGCAGAGGCTTGGGATGCTGGAGGACTCTACCAGGTTGGGAATTTTCCTTCATGGGGAAGATGGGCAGAATGGAATGGAAAATACAGAGATACTGTTAGAAAATTTTTAAAAGGTGATAATGTAGCTCTTGAATTCATGAAAAGAATGGAAGGTTCTCAAGATTTATATAGCCAAAGAACTTCAAATGCATCTATTAACTTTATAACATGTCATGATGGTTTTACGTTATATGATTTAGTTTCATATAATGGAAAGCATAACAAAGCAAATGGTGAAAATAACATGGATGGAACTGATGATAATAATAGCTGGAATTGTGGTTTTGAAGGTGAAACAAATGATGTTTCCATAAATGAATTAAGAAAGAAGCAGATAAAAAATGCAATAACTATTCTTCTTATGAGTAGAGGTATACCCATGATTTTGTGTGGAGATGAATTCTGTAATACACAATTTGGAAATAATAATGCATATTGTCAAGATAATGAGATCTCATGGATTAATTGGGATAACTTAAAAATATATGATGATATATATAATTATTTTAAAGCTATGATAAATTTTAGAAAATCTCATCCAGTATTAAAAAATTCCACATATGATATGAAAAACAATAAGACAGGATATCCTGAACTTTCATGGCATGGTGAAAAACCATGGAGTTTCAATGTTTCGAATGATAATCTTTCACTTGCCATTATGTATGTTGAAGAAAAAGAGAAGTATAAAGTTGAAGAGGATACATTCATATATATGGCAATAAACATGCATTGGGAAATGCATGTTTATGAACTTCCTATAATACCAGAAGATAAAAAGTGGTATATATTCTGTAATACTTCGTGTGAATATGGAAAAGACATTTTTGATGAAAAGATAAGAATACCAATAGATGACCAAAAGC
- a CDS encoding STAS domain-containing protein, translated as MEVSIKDVNHKKYIELKGKLDSNSSNEVTEKILDVIKDESDITIDMSKCSYVSSAGLRTLLTIGKSIKMKSGHMNIVNLVEEVKEVMEMTGFSNIFKGFEH; from the coding sequence GTGGAAGTAAGTATAAAGGATGTTAACCATAAAAAATATATAGAACTGAAAGGTAAGCTCGATAGCAATTCAAGTAATGAGGTCACTGAAAAAATCTTAGATGTAATAAAAGATGAAAGTGATATAACAATAGATATGAGCAAATGTTCATATGTTTCAAGTGCAGGATTAAGGACACTTTTAACAATAGGAAAAAGCATAAAGATGAAAAGCGGACATATGAATATTGTAAATCTAGTTGAAGAAGTTAAAGAAGTTATGGAAATGACTGGGTTTAGTAATATTTTCAAAGGATTTGAGCATTAA
- a CDS encoding IS1182-like element ISClbu1 family transposase, with protein sequence MNTNNIIPMHQIGFPINIENIISDSDSVRVLYDVMEGLDYSELNRTYSTIGRNPALLPKTMFAIIVYGYMEGIYSSRALEKACKRDINFKWLLQGQLPPGHNSIDRFRRERLAGCIENLFNQLVKKLRELNEIQFKNIFIDGTKIEASANRYTFVWKKSIDKFEDRLQKKIKESLIKMNHDLNLCLIITNAKISVQDANYILDSIRIMIEANNIEFVYGKGKRKSKFQRYTEQLNEFIEKQNKYNEYNSIFNGRNSFSKTDHDATFMHMKEDHMKNGQLKPAYNIQIGVEGEYIVGVDISSERSDQLTFIPFLDRLEKNLNQKYESVTADAGYESEENYAYLESKKQEAFIKPANYEKSKTKKFKSDISKKENMYYNTDEDYYICASGKKMLLKGTKKKKTKSGYETTVSIYECEDCDGCEYKSKCTKAKGNKQIHVAKNFMRLRTNSLKNITTPKGILLRMNRSIQVEGAFGVIKQDYGFRRFFMRGNIKVRTEFLLMAFGYNVNKLYHKTIQNRNGELLHKQQAS encoded by the coding sequence ATGAACACTAATAATATTATACCTATGCATCAAATAGGTTTCCCAATAAATATAGAAAATATTATATCTGATAGTGATTCAGTAAGAGTGCTTTATGATGTTATGGAGGGATTAGATTATTCAGAATTAAATAGAACTTACTCTACTATTGGTAGAAATCCAGCACTTTTACCTAAAACTATGTTTGCAATTATAGTTTATGGATATATGGAAGGAATATATTCAAGTCGTGCTCTTGAAAAGGCATGCAAAAGAGATATAAATTTCAAATGGCTTTTACAAGGTCAACTACCACCAGGACACAATTCTATAGATAGATTTAGACGTGAACGATTAGCTGGTTGTATAGAAAATTTATTTAATCAACTTGTGAAAAAACTTAGAGAACTTAATGAAATTCAATTTAAAAATATTTTTATTGATGGAACTAAAATCGAAGCATCTGCAAATCGATATACTTTTGTTTGGAAAAAATCTATTGATAAATTTGAAGATAGACTACAAAAGAAAATAAAAGAAAGCTTAATAAAAATGAATCATGATTTGAATTTATGTCTTATTATTACTAATGCTAAAATATCAGTTCAAGATGCTAATTATATTTTAGATAGTATCAGAATTATGATTGAAGCCAATAATATTGAATTTGTTTATGGAAAAGGTAAAAGAAAAAGTAAATTCCAAAGATATACTGAACAACTTAATGAATTTATTGAAAAGCAAAATAAATATAATGAATACAATAGCATTTTTAATGGACGAAACAGTTTTTCAAAAACAGATCATGACGCAACTTTCATGCATATGAAAGAAGATCATATGAAAAACGGTCAATTAAAACCAGCATATAATATCCAAATAGGGGTAGAAGGTGAATATATTGTAGGAGTAGACATTTCAAGTGAAAGATCTGACCAGCTTACTTTTATACCATTTTTAGATAGATTAGAAAAGAATTTAAATCAAAAATATGAATCCGTAACTGCTGACGCAGGATACGAAAGTGAAGAAAATTATGCATATCTTGAATCTAAGAAACAAGAAGCTTTTATTAAACCTGCAAATTATGAAAAGTCAAAGACAAAGAAATTCAAGAGTGATATTAGTAAGAAAGAAAATATGTACTATAACACAGATGAAGATTACTACATTTGTGCATCTGGTAAAAAAATGCTTCTAAAAGGAACAAAAAAGAAAAAAACAAAATCTGGATATGAAACTACTGTTAGCATCTATGAATGTGAAGACTGTGATGGCTGTGAATATAAGAGTAAATGTACGAAAGCAAAAGGTAATAAACAAATACATGTGGCTAAAAATTTTATGCGTCTAAGAACAAATTCACTTAAAAACATCACTACACCTAAAGGAATACTTTTAAGAATGAACAGATCAATTCAAGTCGAAGGAGCATTTGGAGTTATTAAACAAGATTATGGTTTTAGAAGATTTTTTATGCGTGGAAATATTAAAGTTCGTACTGAATTTTTGTTAATGGCGTTTGGTTATAATGTTAATAAATTGTACCATAAAACCATTCAAAATCGTAACGGTGAGCTGCTTCATAAGCAGCAAGCTTCGTAA
- a CDS encoding YczE/YyaS/YitT family protein, with the protein MKHGINLVKRIILFFIGMSIIQLGVALFLKTNIGSDTFTVFTQGLATTLDNTFLKDSTIVNMISGNQGVTPGVANMIILIVMFAIILCTERKRINIGTLICVVGVGPIIDLGIKIMSYFPVESYNLFVKMLLVVFGCFIIAVGFSVLSASNLGVAPNDIVPFIIVDKTKVEYRWVRICLDAVFLIGGFFLGGTIGIGTVLSLISIGPFIQLCLPVGEKIVNFIVDGKSEQLEEVTA; encoded by the coding sequence ATGAAACATGGAATTAATTTAGTTAAAAGAATTATATTATTCTTTATAGGAATGAGTATTATTCAGTTAGGAGTAGCTTTATTTTTAAAGACTAACATCGGTTCGGATACTTTTACTGTTTTCACACAAGGACTGGCGACGACACTTGATAATACATTTTTAAAAGATAGTACAATTGTCAATATGATATCAGGGAATCAGGGAGTAACACCTGGTGTAGCTAATATGATTATACTTATAGTAATGTTTGCAATAATATTATGCACGGAAAGAAAACGTATTAATATTGGAACATTAATATGCGTAGTAGGTGTAGGGCCAATTATTGATTTAGGTATAAAAATAATGTCATATTTCCCAGTAGAATCTTATAATTTATTTGTAAAAATGTTATTAGTAGTGTTTGGATGTTTTATAATAGCAGTAGGATTTTCAGTTTTATCTGCTAGTAATTTAGGTGTAGCACCAAATGACATAGTTCCATTCATTATTGTAGATAAAACTAAAGTTGAGTATAGATGGGTTAGAATATGCCTTGATGCAGTATTTTTAATTGGGGGATTTTTCTTAGGCGGAACAATTGGTATAGGAACTGTCCTTTCATTAATATCCATCGGACCATTCATACAATTATGTCTTCCAGTAGGAGAGAAAATTGTAAACTTTATTGTTGATGGTAAAAGTGAGCAATTAGAAGAAGTTACAGCGTAA